From a single Coriobacteriaceae bacterium genomic region:
- the rfbB gene encoding dTDP-glucose 4,6-dehydratase has product MSEIFEPKNIIVTGGCGFIGSNFVHYVVNNHPGVHVTVLDKLTYAGNPENIAGLPSDRVELVVGDICDAELLDRLVPGHDAIVHYAAESHNDNSIADPEPFLRTNVEGTFRLLEAVRKYGIRYHHVSTDEVYGDLALDDPAKFTEETPYHPSSPYSSTKASSDMLVRAWTRTYGLRTTISNCSNNYGPYQHVEKFIPRQITNIIDGVRPKLYGRGENVRDWIHTEDHSSAVWDILTKGRMGETYLIGANGEKNNITVLRMILEAMGKDPEDFDWVADRPGHDRRYAIDSTKLQRELGWRPAHTDFAEGLKRTIDWYVANESWWRPAKEATEARYRAQGQ; this is encoded by the coding sequence ATGTCTGAGATTTTCGAACCCAAGAATATCATCGTCACTGGCGGCTGCGGCTTCATCGGCAGCAACTTCGTGCACTACGTCGTGAACAACCACCCGGGCGTCCACGTCACCGTCCTGGACAAGCTGACCTACGCCGGCAACCCCGAGAACATCGCGGGCCTGCCGTCGGACCGCGTGGAGCTCGTCGTGGGCGACATCTGCGACGCGGAGCTGCTGGACAGGCTGGTGCCGGGCCACGACGCGATCGTGCACTACGCCGCCGAGAGCCACAACGACAACTCCATCGCGGACCCCGAGCCGTTCCTGCGCACCAACGTGGAGGGCACCTTCCGCCTGCTGGAGGCCGTGAGGAAATACGGCATCCGCTACCACCACGTCTCCACCGACGAGGTCTACGGCGACCTGGCGCTCGACGACCCCGCCAAGTTCACCGAGGAGACGCCGTATCACCCGAGCAGCCCGTACTCGAGCACCAAGGCGTCCTCCGACATGCTGGTCCGCGCCTGGACCCGCACCTACGGCCTGCGCACCACGATCTCCAACTGCTCCAACAACTACGGCCCCTACCAGCACGTGGAGAAGTTCATCCCCAGGCAGATCACCAACATCATCGACGGCGTGCGCCCCAAGCTCTACGGCCGCGGCGAGAACGTCCGCGACTGGATCCACACCGAGGACCACTCCTCTGCCGTCTGGGACATCCTCACCAAGGGCCGGATGGGGGAGACCTACCTCATCGGCGCAAATGGCGAGAAGAACAACATCACCGTCCTGCGCATGATCCTCGAGGCGATGGGAAAGGACCCCGAGGACTTCGACTGGGTCGCCGATCGCCCCGGCCACGACCGCCGCTACGCCATCGACTCCACCAAGCTCCAGCGCGAGCTGGGCTGGAGGCCGGCCCACACCGACTTCGCCGAGGGGCTCAAGCGGACCATCGACTGGTACGTCGCCAACGAGTCCTGGTGGCGCCCCGCCAAGGAGGCCACCGAGGCCCGCTACCGCGCACAGGGCCAGTAA
- a CDS encoding ATP-binding protein — protein sequence MRSPVSRGSTSGGPNDGGPGGIGKTHLAQAYGRECCMRGIKTYYIKATELRDRFQKAVQRGNTSRVVSSLVKPSCLIVDEVGRCVYDRPCTDLFFDVVDRRYEKEGPNAMVLTSNIAPSGWDEFFTGDDTLLCALDRLFDKASVFVMRGPSYRGRGLDTYSVEAVPQAVKVRGIQPEGM from the coding sequence GTGCGAAGCCCGGTTTCGAGAGGTTCGACTTCGGGAGGGCCGAATGATGGCGGGCCCGGCGGCATAGGGAAGACGCACCTCGCGCAGGCCTACGGGCGCGAGTGCTGCATGCGGGGGATCAAGACCTACTACATAAAGGCGACCGAGCTCAGGGACAGGTTCCAGAAGGCCGTCCAGCGGGGAAACACCTCGCGGGTCGTCTCCTCGCTCGTCAAGCCGTCGTGCCTCATCGTTGACGAGGTGGGGAGATGCGTCTACGACAGGCCGTGCACCGACCTGTTCTTCGATGTCGTCGACAGGCGCTACGAGAAGGAGGGGCCGAACGCGATGGTCCTCACGAGCAACATCGCCCCGAGCGGGTGGGATGAGTTCTTCACGGGCGACGACACGCTCCTCTGCGCCCTCGACAGGCTGTTCGACAAGGCGTCGGTGTTCGTGATGCGGGGCCCGAGCTACCGCGGCAGGGGGCTCGACACCTACTCGGTGGAGGCCGTCCCCCAGGCGGTGAAGGTGAGGGGGATCCAGCCCGAGGGGATGTAG
- the istA gene encoding IS21 family transposase, translating into MNERHDDLQEIIDAALREMAAEEGDGFDPQACNLAEFCRRTGLTRSRARTVRAHGFRALPHGNSGRRAAPGVLAGHTGLVDDLLRKGVTNSQVIFERLLGQGYAGGLTTVKTYIAAHRDLVPAKRRQVAPQGCRGQRFRTAPGEAYQMDWGFVAVERPGGERARIACFAMVCHHCGSAHVEFFPNARQENLLIGMLHAFSALGVPATVLTDNMKSVVVRRDADGRPVWQADYAEFMGVVGFRTRLCRPRHPYTKGKVERLVRFVKGNFLAGRSFTDLDALNREAALWCAEQGGRWRRPAACVPMREHEAACSANTRPLEVTAEVERYLCPRRKISFDGFVSFEGHRYGVPYWYGRRECRVSREGRVVHIYSDDLSRELVAHAVGAGADGWCEGQWETSPAQPEELPTQPVGTVVEQIAPPRAKPGFERFDFGRAE; encoded by the coding sequence GTGAACGAGAGACACGATGACCTACAGGAGATTATAGACGCGGCGCTCCGGGAGATGGCCGCGGAGGAGGGCGACGGGTTCGACCCGCAGGCATGCAACCTCGCGGAGTTCTGCAGGAGGACGGGGCTCACCCGCTCCCGTGCGAGGACGGTCAGGGCACACGGGTTCAGGGCCCTGCCCCACGGGAACAGCGGGAGGAGGGCCGCGCCGGGCGTGCTTGCCGGCCACACCGGCCTGGTGGACGACCTCCTGCGGAAGGGCGTCACCAACTCGCAGGTGATATTCGAGCGGCTGCTCGGCCAGGGCTACGCCGGCGGCCTCACCACGGTGAAGACCTATATCGCCGCGCACCGGGACCTCGTGCCCGCGAAGAGGCGGCAGGTGGCCCCGCAGGGCTGCCGCGGGCAGCGCTTCAGGACGGCGCCCGGAGAGGCCTACCAGATGGACTGGGGCTTCGTCGCGGTCGAGCGCCCCGGCGGCGAGCGGGCGCGGATCGCCTGCTTCGCCATGGTCTGCCACCATTGCGGGAGCGCCCACGTCGAGTTCTTCCCGAACGCGCGCCAGGAGAACCTCCTCATCGGGATGCTGCACGCGTTCTCGGCGCTGGGCGTGCCCGCGACCGTGCTCACCGACAACATGAAGAGCGTGGTCGTCCGCCGCGATGCCGACGGCCGGCCCGTCTGGCAGGCCGACTACGCCGAGTTCATGGGCGTCGTCGGCTTCCGCACCAGGCTGTGCAGGCCGCGCCACCCCTATACGAAGGGCAAGGTGGAGAGGCTCGTCCGCTTCGTGAAGGGGAACTTCCTCGCGGGAAGGTCCTTCACCGACCTTGACGCCCTCAACCGGGAGGCCGCCCTCTGGTGCGCCGAGCAGGGAGGCCGCTGGCGGCGCCCGGCGGCATGCGTCCCGATGCGCGAGCACGAGGCGGCGTGCTCGGCGAACACCAGGCCGCTCGAGGTCACGGCCGAGGTCGAGCGGTACCTGTGCCCGCGCCGGAAGATCTCCTTCGACGGCTTCGTGAGCTTCGAGGGGCACCGCTACGGCGTGCCCTACTGGTACGGCCGCCGCGAGTGCAGGGTGAGCCGGGAGGGGCGCGTGGTGCACATATACAGCGACGACCTCTCCCGCGAGCTCGTCGCCCACGCCGTCGGCGCCGGCGCCGACGGCTGGTGCGAGGGCCAGTGGGAGACATCGCCGGCGCAGCCCGAGGAGCTGCCGACCCAGCCGGTCGGGACCGTGGTCGAGCAGATCGCCCCGCCCCGTGCGAAGCCCGGTTTCGAGAGGTTCGACTTCGGGAGGGCCGAATGA